The following proteins come from a genomic window of Methanothrix sp.:
- a CDS encoding NifU family protein → MKEEVESTLESIRNVLRIEGGDVELVDITDGVVYVKLTGSCAGCPFSQMTLKNFVERELKKNVSGVKAVEAV, encoded by the coding sequence ATGAAGGAGGAGGTCGAGTCCACCCTTGAGTCCATACGGAATGTGCTCAGGATCGAGGGCGGGGATGTAGAGCTTGTGGATATAACAGATGGCGTTGTCTATGTGAAGCTCACGGGGAGCTGCGCAGGGTGCCCATTTTCCCAGATGACTCTCAAGAACTTCGTGGAGCGTGAGCTTAAAAAGAACGTATCGGGCGTGAAGGCTGTAGAGGCTGTATAG
- a CDS encoding LSM domain-containing protein — protein sequence MYPNKKVQSLIGTKIQVEMKGSQRHVLEGILNSVDEYLNLHLLETVEIVNGERTRSLGSVILRGNNIILISPVE from the coding sequence GTGTACCCGAATAAGAAGGTCCAGTCCCTTATAGGCACCAAGATACAGGTTGAGATGAAGGGCTCTCAGAGGCACGTCCTCGAGGGCATACTCAACAGCGTGGATGAGTATCTCAACCTGCACCTCCTGGAGACCGTTGAGATTGTTAATGGAGAGAGGACCAGGTCTCTGGGGTCTGTGATTCTGAGGGGAAACAACATAATACTGATCAGCCCGGTTGAGTAG
- a CDS encoding MJ1244 family protein produces the protein MKSMVKVFIDHEHLLKVMNILTEVGITGFYIYEYKGMSPRVWKDFRLREDPEMTLDAIRNFSEPGVMVNTVVSSNRCERLVQSLEQGLKGKRFTVIIQPVTSIKVRGD, from the coding sequence ATGAAGAGCATGGTTAAGGTTTTTATCGACCACGAGCATCTCCTCAAGGTCATGAACATCCTAACAGAAGTGGGGATCACGGGATTTTACATCTACGAGTACAAGGGGATGTCTCCCAGGGTCTGGAAGGATTTCCGCCTAAGGGAGGATCCGGAGATGACACTTGATGCGATCAGGAACTTCTCCGAGCCAGGGGTTATGGTGAATACCGTCGTCAGCTCGAACAGGTGTGAGCGTCTTGTTCAGAGCCTGGAGCAAGGTTTAAAGGGAAAGAGGTTCACAGTGATCATACAACCAGTGACATCGATAAAGGTCAGAGGAGATTAA
- a CDS encoding SDR family oxidoreductase, with protein sequence MQNRRIVVTGGAGFIGSNIARALCEENDVTVIDNMSTGRRENLRGLEGRIRFVEGDINDIEMLKAEFESVDYVLHQAALPSVQRSIIDPMMTNRSNTDGTLAVLVAARDCGVRRVVFASSSAVYGDSPDLPKRESSVPRPMSPYAVTKLVGEHYCRVFCEIYGLECVSLRYFNVFGPGQDPASEYAAVIPKFIDAVLSGSQPVVYGDGEQTRDFVYVEDVVRANILACTSPNAPGLAINIGTGCATSLNRLLDAISKILNRDVRAVYTEPRPGDVRDSVADITLAREVLGYAPEYGLEDGLKEMLKCRSG encoded by the coding sequence TTGCAGAACAGGAGAATAGTTGTAACAGGCGGCGCCGGATTCATAGGATCGAACATCGCCCGGGCGCTCTGTGAGGAGAATGATGTCACTGTCATCGATAACATGAGCACGGGGCGGCGTGAGAACCTGCGCGGATTGGAGGGGCGCATCAGGTTCGTGGAAGGTGATATCAATGACATCGAGATGCTGAAAGCGGAGTTTGAGTCTGTGGACTACGTGCTCCATCAGGCCGCCCTCCCATCGGTTCAGCGATCGATAATCGATCCTATGATGACGAACAGGAGCAACACCGATGGCACGCTCGCTGTGCTCGTTGCGGCAAGAGATTGCGGGGTGAGAAGAGTCGTGTTCGCATCATCCTCCGCTGTTTACGGAGACTCTCCGGATCTACCCAAGAGGGAGAGCTCGGTCCCGAGGCCAATGAGCCCGTATGCGGTGACGAAGCTGGTGGGCGAGCACTACTGCAGGGTGTTCTGTGAGATATACGGTCTCGAGTGCGTCTCTCTCAGGTACTTCAATGTCTTCGGCCCCGGCCAGGATCCAGCATCAGAGTACGCAGCCGTCATCCCGAAGTTCATCGATGCGGTGCTATCAGGAAGCCAGCCTGTGGTCTACGGCGATGGAGAGCAGACAAGGGATTTTGTGTACGTTGAGGATGTCGTGCGGGCGAACATCCTCGCATGCACCTCTCCGAATGCCCCAGGTCTTGCGATCAATATCGGCACGGGATGTGCCACAAGCCTGAACCGCCTGCTCGATGCCATAAGCAAAATCTTGAACAGGGACGTTCGGGCCGTTTACACCGAACCGCGCCCGGGTGATGTGCGGGATTCTGTGGCCGACATCACCCTCGCCAGAGAGGTGCTCGGGTACGCGCCGGAATACGGGCTTGAGGATGGTCTGAAAGAGATGCTGAAATGCCGGTCTGGGTAG
- a CDS encoding SAM-dependent methyltransferase: MPSESRLSIVGIGPGDPECMTLRARRAIEGADFVVGYRTYLDLIPSILKDKKVFPGRMGGEVERARLAVELLDDGSVALISSGDPNVYGMASIAIEVALSSVDPSRIEVVPGVTAFSAAACRAGVVFRDSLAVVSLSDLLTPWEEIRHRIGVAASMGMPFALYNPRSSRRDWQLPAALEMLKDAGRGGDGVVIARNVSRDGESIRRCTLDDALLHAGEIDMLTLLITGGVHRAVAGEGISIAGVGPGSFENLTHEVVDAVSSATLLLGAERHLECIKELIGGDVFTGTGSREERQIQRFERAMRELRNGGSPVITVGGDPSIFSAAGRYVERGRSVRMLPGVSAFAAAAARAGAPVSNDFVLLSRAVPPDRLSRLADAGFSIFLYNASGYAIKNISDRLPGSRPCAVARDVTRRGEFMEICSASELADLRLDGSRYMLIVSGPGSRIRDGMIVASRGYERKYCV, encoded by the coding sequence TTGCCCTCGGAGAGTAGGCTCAGCATCGTCGGCATCGGCCCCGGGGATCCTGAGTGCATGACGCTGCGCGCCAGGAGGGCGATAGAGGGCGCGGACTTTGTTGTAGGCTACCGCACGTATCTCGATCTCATACCATCCATACTTAAAGATAAGAAGGTCTTCCCGGGAAGGATGGGCGGGGAGGTGGAGAGGGCAAGGCTTGCCGTTGAGCTGCTGGATGACGGCTCAGTGGCGCTGATCAGCAGTGGAGATCCGAATGTGTATGGAATGGCGAGCATAGCCATCGAGGTCGCTCTCTCCTCAGTTGATCCATCCAGGATTGAGGTTGTTCCTGGCGTCACCGCCTTCTCGGCTGCTGCCTGCAGGGCAGGAGTGGTCTTCAGAGATTCTCTGGCCGTCGTGAGCCTCAGCGATCTGCTGACACCCTGGGAGGAGATCCGGCACAGGATCGGGGTCGCAGCCTCCATGGGAATGCCGTTCGCCCTCTACAATCCAAGGAGCTCCAGAAGGGACTGGCAGCTTCCTGCAGCTCTTGAGATGCTGAAAGACGCGGGAAGGGGTGGAGATGGAGTCGTCATAGCGAGGAACGTCTCACGCGATGGCGAGTCCATACGGAGATGCACTCTGGATGATGCGCTTCTCCATGCGGGGGAGATCGATATGCTCACCCTCCTGATAACAGGAGGAGTACATAGGGCTGTGGCAGGTGAGGGGATATCAATAGCTGGGGTGGGTCCGGGGAGCTTCGAGAACCTCACGCATGAGGTTGTGGACGCGGTGAGCTCTGCAACACTCCTCCTGGGGGCGGAGAGGCATCTTGAGTGCATAAAGGAGCTGATCGGCGGAGATGTTTTCACAGGCACAGGAAGCCGCGAGGAGAGACAGATTCAGAGGTTTGAGAGGGCGATGCGAGAGCTGCGGAACGGGGGGTCGCCGGTCATCACTGTTGGCGGAGATCCAAGCATATTCAGCGCGGCTGGCCGCTACGTTGAAAGGGGCCGATCGGTGAGAATGCTTCCCGGTGTGAGCGCGTTTGCTGCTGCTGCAGCGAGAGCCGGCGCTCCGGTCTCGAACGACTTTGTGCTTCTCTCCAGGGCGGTTCCACCGGACAGACTGTCACGTCTTGCAGATGCGGGATTCAGCATATTTCTGTACAATGCAAGTGGATACGCAATAAAAAACATCTCCGACCGGCTGCCAGGCTCAAGACCCTGTGCTGTGGCGAGGGATGTGACACGAAGGGGGGAGTTTATGGAGATATGCAGCGCATCCGAGCTGGCTGATCTGCGGCTCGATGGATCCAGGTACATGCTGATTGTATCCGGGCCGGGCTCCAGGATAAGGGATGGGATGATCGTGGCCAGCAGAGGATATGAGAGAAAGTACTGTGTGTGA
- a CDS encoding MarR family transcriptional regulator, which yields MIEEALEYIRSSPDGVLQSDLWKALGIDSRKCSRIVAKLLKDGLITREEELADGVRTYRLRAVERPACTDRFTPLMASGIFDPCAGCTDECVPERCPKLSEWLFALAFSKSTGQKPHAAASL from the coding sequence ATGATAGAGGAAGCGCTGGAGTATATCAGATCCAGTCCGGATGGAGTTCTCCAGAGCGATCTCTGGAAGGCCCTGGGAATTGACTCGCGAAAGTGCTCCCGGATAGTCGCAAAGCTGCTCAAGGATGGGCTGATAACAAGGGAGGAAGAGCTCGCTGATGGCGTCAGGACGTACCGGCTCAGAGCAGTTGAGAGGCCGGCATGCACCGATCGATTCACCCCACTTATGGCATCTGGTATTTTCGATCCATGCGCAGGATGCACCGATGAGTGCGTGCCTGAGCGGTGCCCAAAGCTGAGCGAGTGGCTCTTCGCCCTGGCGTTCAGCAAGAGCACCGGACAGAAACCGCATGCTGCCGCTAGCCTGTGA
- a CDS encoding cobalt-precorrin-5B (C(1))-methyltransferase, whose amino-acid sequence MAHIMIDPVTGFRIPDEWLRRSSLEDIEERIESGLWVLLSNGRMLRRGLTTGTTASAACKGAVLSMMGDVDEVDVWTPAGIRVRVKVEASGGRCIARKDAGDHVSDITHGMKIIASASPSERFELVAGEGIGRIGRGGLSADIGRPAISRSAHAQIIKAIEEGVAEAGLSGAVVRLSVPDGRRIALRTLNPSVGVEGGISILGSTGFVEPWNEHLEHDISESLSELDRVVATTGRTGLMYSRMLFPDHTAVLIGSKLDMLRMRTGRETVLCGLPGLILRWAEPEMLDGTGYATVAELIEREPDHPAITRALEHLGKMLPGTRIVLIKRDGSIFRDTGLI is encoded by the coding sequence GTGGCACACATCATGATCGATCCCGTGACGGGTTTCAGGATACCGGATGAATGGCTCAGGAGATCTTCTCTGGAAGATATCGAGGAGCGGATAGAGAGCGGCCTTTGGGTTCTCCTCTCGAACGGCCGGATGCTCCGCAGAGGTCTTACCACAGGGACAACAGCATCAGCCGCGTGCAAGGGCGCGGTGCTCTCCATGATGGGGGATGTGGATGAGGTTGATGTGTGGACCCCAGCCGGAATAAGGGTGAGGGTGAAGGTGGAAGCATCCGGTGGAAGATGCATTGCTCGGAAGGACGCCGGGGATCACGTCTCTGATATCACTCACGGTATGAAGATCATCGCAAGCGCATCGCCGTCAGAGCGCTTTGAGCTCGTCGCTGGAGAGGGCATCGGTAGGATAGGGAGAGGCGGTCTCTCCGCGGATATCGGCAGACCCGCGATAAGCAGATCTGCGCACGCTCAGATAATAAAAGCGATCGAGGAGGGTGTCGCAGAGGCAGGGCTCAGCGGAGCCGTGGTGCGCCTCTCGGTTCCCGATGGGAGAAGAATCGCGCTCAGGACTCTGAATCCGTCTGTTGGTGTCGAGGGTGGGATATCCATTCTGGGGTCAACGGGATTCGTCGAGCCGTGGAATGAGCATCTTGAGCATGACATCTCTGAATCGCTAAGTGAGCTTGATAGGGTCGTTGCCACAACTGGGAGAACAGGTCTCATGTACAGCAGGATGCTCTTTCCGGATCATACTGCGGTGCTTATAGGATCAAAGCTCGATATGCTCAGGATGCGCACCGGCCGGGAGACCGTGCTCTGCGGCCTTCCAGGGCTCATACTCAGGTGGGCAGAGCCTGAGATGCTCGATGGCACCGGCTATGCGACAGTGGCGGAGCTTATCGAGCGGGAGCCGGATCACCCGGCGATCACCAGAGCGCTTGAGCATCTCGGAAAGATGCTTCCCGGAACCAGGATAGTTCTGATAAAGAGGGATGGGAGCATCTTCAGGGATACAGGATTGATTTGA
- a CDS encoding cobalt-precorrin-7 (C(5))-methyltransferase, with product MKIVGVGAGPGMITLEAIEAIRSAKLIYGSERAITLAGDHIPPGCDVRVIRDYRSLRSLPDDAVVLSTGDPMLSGLGYLGGHVIPGISSMQVACARLGLSLLKVVPVTFHGRKMDPEAVAFELKHGRCVFLLADDSTDLNALCSYLEDTGIHSDVVVLRDLGYPEEKITAGTTRDPPEARGLFSVVIGDLR from the coding sequence ATGAAGATCGTCGGTGTTGGTGCAGGTCCTGGCATGATCACGCTGGAGGCGATCGAGGCTATAAGATCAGCGAAGCTGATATACGGATCGGAGCGGGCGATAACTCTGGCTGGAGATCACATACCACCTGGCTGTGATGTCAGGGTAATCAGAGATTACAGATCGCTGAGGAGCCTGCCGGACGATGCAGTCGTCCTCTCAACCGGTGATCCCATGCTCAGCGGCCTCGGATATCTTGGAGGTCATGTCATCCCGGGGATATCAAGCATGCAGGTCGCATGCGCGCGCCTCGGCCTGAGCCTTTTAAAGGTCGTGCCGGTAACATTTCATGGCCGCAAGATGGATCCAGAGGCTGTCGCGTTCGAGCTGAAGCATGGCAGGTGCGTGTTTCTTCTTGCAGATGACTCGACAGATCTGAACGCGCTCTGCAGTTATCTTGAGGATACGGGAATCCACAGTGACGTCGTCGTTCTCAGAGATCTCGGATATCCGGAGGAGAAGATAACAGCGGGCACGACCAGAGATCCGCCAGAGGCGAGAGGACTCTTCAGCGTGGTGATAGGCGATCTGAGATGA
- the cbiG gene encoding cobalt-precorrin 5A hydrolase has translation MSSSYRAALHTYRKGIMEELFREYDMILALMAVGIVVRLVCPLLRDKWTDKPVVSVDASLRTAVPVIGGHHGANDLALHLSRHLGLYPAITTATDSSGRPNLEGIASAFGAVIVNRDASRHINASFLRQDVPVVRLRGPRIVIVDEDVAVLKSGGLIAGLGARRGATADEIMSAIRSATVEAGRDASDVRVIATSMIKSGDREISRAAAELGASVVYLPDDALNAQVPVTPSRAKMLGLSGVAEPAVLALAQRMILPKRVYGRVTVALGE, from the coding sequence CTGAGCTCAAGCTACAGAGCAGCTCTCCACACATACAGGAAGGGCATAATGGAGGAGCTCTTCAGGGAATACGACATGATCCTGGCCCTGATGGCGGTCGGCATAGTGGTCAGGCTTGTATGCCCCCTGCTGAGGGACAAATGGACGGACAAGCCTGTCGTCTCTGTGGATGCGTCTCTCAGGACTGCGGTTCCGGTAATCGGAGGCCATCATGGGGCAAATGATCTCGCGCTTCATCTCTCCAGACATCTTGGACTGTATCCAGCCATCACAACAGCAACAGATTCGTCAGGGAGGCCGAACCTGGAGGGCATCGCATCTGCATTCGGCGCTGTGATTGTGAACAGGGATGCATCAAGGCATATCAACGCATCATTCCTGCGGCAGGATGTTCCAGTCGTCAGGCTCAGGGGCCCCAGGATAGTGATCGTGGATGAGGATGTGGCTGTGCTGAAATCAGGAGGGCTGATTGCAGGTCTCGGGGCCAGGAGGGGGGCAACCGCAGATGAGATAATGAGTGCGATAAGATCCGCGACCGTCGAGGCCGGACGGGATGCATCAGATGTGAGGGTTATAGCCACATCCATGATCAAGAGCGGTGATCGGGAGATATCGAGGGCTGCTGCAGAACTCGGCGCATCTGTTGTTTACCTCCCTGATGATGCCCTCAATGCGCAGGTACCTGTGACACCATCGAGGGCGAAGATGCTCGGCCTCTCAGGTGTCGCAGAGCCAGCGGTCCTGGCCCTCGCGCAGAGGATGATACTGCCGAAGAGGGTCTACGGGAGGGTGACGGTTGCCCTCGGAGAGTAG
- a CDS encoding precorrin-8X methylmutase translates to MDRYSDLGAMTPEAFEISRASRELIARIVGDETLEDRIKQRCVMATGDPSIAESLRFVMDPVRAGFRALDEAVDIFVDIRMVEAGIVKKGHRSRIRTLIEMGEEMASRLGITRASAGVMAAKDELDGAVVVIGNAPTALLALCEIMERREAMPSLVIGIPVGFVRAAESKDRLRNVKVPSISNVGTRGGTPLAVAAMNEIINMYHQGIR, encoded by the coding sequence ATGGACAGATACTCAGATCTTGGCGCCATGACGCCAGAGGCGTTCGAGATTTCGAGGGCGAGCAGGGAGCTCATCGCCAGGATCGTCGGCGATGAGACCCTGGAGGACAGGATAAAGCAGAGGTGCGTCATGGCAACAGGTGACCCGAGCATAGCAGAGAGCCTGAGGTTCGTGATGGATCCGGTGAGGGCTGGATTCAGGGCGCTCGATGAGGCCGTGGACATCTTCGTGGATATAAGGATGGTCGAGGCAGGTATTGTCAAGAAGGGTCACAGATCCAGAATAAGAACGCTGATAGAGATGGGCGAAGAGATGGCGAGCAGGCTCGGCATCACCAGGGCCTCTGCAGGGGTGATGGCCGCAAAGGATGAGCTCGATGGCGCTGTGGTCGTGATAGGCAATGCGCCCACTGCTTTGCTGGCGCTATGCGAGATAATGGAGAGAAGAGAGGCGATGCCATCGCTGGTCATAGGGATTCCTGTCGGATTCGTGAGAGCTGCAGAGAGCAAGGATAGACTGCGAAATGTAAAGGTTCCATCGATATCGAACGTGGGCACCAGGGGCGGGACCCCTCTCGCTGTCGCGGCGATGAACGAGATAATCAACATGTACCATCAGGGCATCAGGTAG